The following is a genomic window from Chryseobacterium sp. StRB126.
TCACATTTATCAGTCAGCTTTTGATCTAACGGGCGACCTGTATTTTTAGCATTATAATAAATAGGAATCTGTCCTAAACTTCTTGGGAAAGTCATTGGAAGTTTTCCTGATGGGTTTACTTTTCCGAAAAGAACATCGGCCATTGCATTTCCTGCTTCTGAACCCGGGAACCAAGCGTTAAGAATGGCATCAGGGGTGTCTTTTACATTCGTTAGTGCTAGCGGGCGGCCTGTGAAAAGAATCATAGCGATTGGTTTTCCTGTCTTTTTCAATTCATTGAGCAGGTCTACCTGAGACTGAGGAATCGTGATTTCTGATCTTGATGAAGATTCTCCACTCATTTCTGCAGATTCTCCGATAGCCAGGACAATAACGTCAGCTTTATTGGCAACGTCTACTGCTTCTTTTAACAGTTCTTCTTTTGAACGGTTATCTCTATCGGTTTTCTTTCCGTGAGCAGCATAAATGTCTTCCAGTTTTGCATTGTAATCAATGTTGGCTCCTTTTGCGGAAAGGAATTTCACTTCCTTACCATAATTTGCCTGAAGCCCCTGCATTAAGTTAACTGAAATGTTATGTTTTGTAGCCACACTCCAGGTTCCAGCCATGTTGATTGAGTTATTCACCAATGGACCGATCACCGCAACAGTTCCTGATTTTTTTAAAGGCAATACCTGATTTTCATTTTTCAATAAAACCATTGATTGTGCAGCAACATTTCTTGCGATATTACGGTTTTCCAGATTATACACTTCTTTGGCTGCTAATTTTGCATCACCATGTTTGTATGGATTATCGAAAAGACCTAAGTCATATTTTGCTTCCAGGATTCTTCTGGCTGCCATATCAATTTCAGCCTGTGTAACCTTACCTTCGGATAATGATTTTTTTAAAGTGGTTAAAAAGCCCTCTCCTACCATATCCATATCAACACCTGCTTTTAAAGCTAATGCAGAAACCTGCTGAAGATCTCCCATTCCGTGATCCACCATTTCATTGATTCCTGTGTAATCTGTCACTACAAACCCGTTGAACTTCCATTGGTTTCTCAATACTTCGGTCTGAAGCCATCTGTTTCCTGTTGCAGGAACTCCGTCCACCTCATTAAAAGAAGCCATTACTGAAGCTACTCCGGCATCTACAGCGGCTTTGTAAGGTGGAAAATATTCATTGAACATTCTTACATGGCTCATATCAACCGTGTTATAATCTCTTCCCGATTCCCCGGCTCCGTACAATGCAAAGTGCTTTACACAAGCTAATATATTGGTTCCATTAGCCAAGTCTTTTCCTTGGTAACCGTACACCATATTTTTTGAAATCTCGCTTCCTAAATACGGATCTTCTCCGGAACCTTCGGAAACTCTTCCCCATCGTGGTTCACGGGAGATATCCACCATTGGCGAAAATGTCCAGTTGATTCCATCGGCTGCGGCTTCTCTTGCAGCAACTTTTGCAGATTGCTGTACCAGATTCATATCCCAAGAAGCGGCTAATCCTAATGGAATAGGGAAAGTAGTTTCATATCCGTGGATTACATCCATTCCGAAAATCATTGGAATTTTCAAACGGCTTTTTTCAACAGCTACTTTCTGAACGGCTTTAATTTTATCTGCTCCTTTTATATTGAATAATCCACCTACTAATCCCTGCTCTACCTTTTTTCCGATATCTGAGCTCTGCGCCATTCCGGTAGTAAAATCTCCGGAGGTAGGAAGGTTCATCTGACCGATTTTTTCATCTAAGGTCATTTTAGATAAAAGATTATCTACAAAGGCTTTTTTCTTGGCCTGATATTGAGCAGTCTGATAAGACTGCACAGGCTTGTCCACCATTTCCTGAGCGGAAAACACAGGTGAAAGCGCCAACGTTGCAAGTACAATTAACTTTTTCATAAATCTATCTTCTTATTATTATTGTTTTGATTTTTATGGATCTTCTTTCGCTTAACGAAATATGTATTCTTATTTTTCTTTCTTTTTAGACAGCATCCATTCATATAGCTGTGGATTTGAATAAGCTGAATCCCATGAATTGTGATTATCATTTGGAAAAATCACTAATTCTGCGTTCGGATTTACAGGGTGAAGCTTCTGATAAAATTTGAAGGCATTCTCCGGCAATACAATATCATCCATTCCTCCGTGAAATATTTTCATATTCAAATCTTTAAACTGCTGAATATTGGCGGTCATCACCTGATCTGTAGGTGCACAAACTGAAGCTACTGCTGCAAATATTTCAGGATGTTCCATAGCCAGTTTTAAGGTTCCCCAGCCTCCCATAGAAAGACCGGTAAGGTAAATTCTGGAAGCATCAATTTTATATTTTTTCTGAATTTCTTTGATCAGATGATATACGGTAACTGTATCCCACCAGCTATCTGCAGGACATTGTGGCGCCAAAATAGCAATTGGTTCCTTAATCAGATTTTTATACGTGAACGGGCTGTGAGCTTTTACCAACTCAAGATTAGTTCCTCTTTCTCCTGAACCGTGAAGAAACACAATCAACGGAACATTTCCTTTTGCATTTTTAGGATAGTCCAAAATATAGGACATTTTCTCCTGACGTTTAATTTCTTTATTCAGCTCTGCTTTTATTTCCTGAGCATTAAGCTGTAGGGAAAGTGGGAGCAATAAAAGGGGAAGATGTTTTAGTTTCATAGTGCTATTAGGTTTGGGCTAATACCTTGGATTTGGTTTTTATTTCTCTCGCAGCTTGTGCAGATAAAGCAGATTATTGTGTTTGAGTTCTATTCAAAATCTGCGTTATCAGATAAATCTGCAAGCTTTATTTTTTTATCATTGATTGAAATGGTCTTTGTAAGCCTCTTCCAATCAATTATTTTATTCCATATTTTGTGGATTGAAAGCTTAGTTTTTTCAATCCCTGCTGAATTTCCGGAGCATTCATGAATAACTTCCAAAGAAAACCGGTTCTATAGTTTTCAATCATGGG
Proteins encoded in this region:
- the bglX gene encoding beta-glucosidase BglX, coding for MKKLIVLATLALSPVFSAQEMVDKPVQSYQTAQYQAKKKAFVDNLLSKMTLDEKIGQMNLPTSGDFTTGMAQSSDIGKKVEQGLVGGLFNIKGADKIKAVQKVAVEKSRLKIPMIFGMDVIHGYETTFPIPLGLAASWDMNLVQQSAKVAAREAAADGINWTFSPMVDISREPRWGRVSEGSGEDPYLGSEISKNMVYGYQGKDLANGTNILACVKHFALYGAGESGRDYNTVDMSHVRMFNEYFPPYKAAVDAGVASVMASFNEVDGVPATGNRWLQTEVLRNQWKFNGFVVTDYTGINEMVDHGMGDLQQVSALALKAGVDMDMVGEGFLTTLKKSLSEGKVTQAEIDMAARRILEAKYDLGLFDNPYKHGDAKLAAKEVYNLENRNIARNVAAQSMVLLKNENQVLPLKKSGTVAVIGPLVNNSINMAGTWSVATKHNISVNLMQGLQANYGKEVKFLSAKGANIDYNAKLEDIYAAHGKKTDRDNRSKEELLKEAVDVANKADVIVLAIGESAEMSGESSSRSEITIPQSQVDLLNELKKTGKPIAMILFTGRPLALTNVKDTPDAILNAWFPGSEAGNAMADVLFGKVNPSGKLPMTFPRSLGQIPIYYNAKNTGRPLDQKLTDKCEYQRFRSNYMDECNTPLYAFGYGLSYTKFNYSDISISNPNPKGDQAIQASVTVTNSGNYDGAEVVQLYIRDMVGSITRPVKELKGFQKIFLKKGESKKVTFEITPENLKFYNGELKYDWEPGEFDIMIGTSSDEVKHSKVNWTK
- a CDS encoding prolyl oligopeptidase family serine peptidase — protein: MKLKHLPLLLLPLSLQLNAQEIKAELNKEIKRQEKMSYILDYPKNAKGNVPLIVFLHGSGERGTNLELVKAHSPFTYKNLIKEPIAILAPQCPADSWWDTVTVYHLIKEIQKKYKIDASRIYLTGLSMGGWGTLKLAMEHPEIFAAVASVCAPTDQVMTANIQQFKDLNMKIFHGGMDDIVLPENAFKFYQKLHPVNPNAELVIFPNDNHNSWDSAYSNPQLYEWMLSKKKEK